In Oxyura jamaicensis isolate SHBP4307 breed ruddy duck chromosome 21, BPBGC_Ojam_1.0, whole genome shotgun sequence, a single genomic region encodes these proteins:
- the LOC118177318 gene encoding adenylate cyclase type 3-like, translating to MDMNYVQNEREKRCSHSSNAGGRKTVQRILTACAVSLCSLLGAISFDLSNNLGIWRDTEKAIQELASCENLWAVHLISLLQEERRSWLVPEASKRNTSFHADQLLENINSLCKASEAELYCENCRCKKEKISICRFYITDVRQKINSTGDTEATQVLSRVISELLELFSSPHENLKAMRYNPDWADVAAFKLILLIREALLKAHLMPVSTSFQTTLHQLSTILNYAIFSSENVHKCWMDNFNLSFHFTHYEGISFTIPFLHTDEFVSIEALLNGLLYVQSCLLQKGQEKLVKKSTEILFTMSLKISLLVMACLVYPIILISFKQMMEWIHNYARNLKEKTQDLKRERQLAEDLLHQMLPKSVAKQLRKRQKVEAENYDQVTIFFSDIVGFTSIAASCTPLQVVEMLNNLYVCFDSRIESYDVYKVETIGDAYMVVSGLPERNGTKHADEIAKMSLDLVAAVRQVVIPHMPTGRLQLRAGIHTGPCVAGVVGYKMPRYCLFGDTVNTASRMESTSLPQKIHISSATYNALLTDDAYEIELRGEIDVKGKGKMKTYWLLGNKNYSVQNDSLVCHWNPAISKKKKMESSRGSVQQLSTGTVGAVLTDQSPVMSWDEQSPDSHPRGSSRPAWTPDSATPDTSWKQKNGFYQSQNIQGNLASLSSPALGKGGKGAKVEHRAQLGDNNIKVTGKKEFLPGFVAEM from the exons ATGGATATGAATTATGTGcagaatgaaagagagaaaag atgttctCACTCCTCCAATGCTGGTGGTAGAAAAACAGTTCAAAGGATTTTGACAGCATGCGCCGTCTCCCTCTGCAGCCTTCTCGGAGCCATTTCTTTTGATTTGAGCAACAACTTGGGAATATGGAGAGACACAGAAAAGGCCATTCAGGAACTTGCCTCCTGTGAAAACCTTTGGGCTGTTCACCTCATCTCTCTCCTGCAGGAAGAAAGGCGCAGTTGGCTGGTCCCAGAAGCAAGTAAGAGGAACACCTCATTTCATGCTGATCAGCTACTGGAGAATATAAACTCCCTCTGTAAGGCAAGCGAAGCAGAACTGTACTGTGAGAATTGTCGATGCAAGAAGGAGAAAATCTCCATCTGTAGGTTTTACATCACTGACGTGAGACAAAAAATCAATAGTACAGGTGATACTGAAGCCACCCAGGTGCTATCCAGAGTGATCTCTGAACTGCTGGAGCTTTTTAGTAGTCCCCATGAAAACCTCAAAGCTATGAGATACAATCCTGACTGGGCAGACGTAGCAGCTTTTAAACTCATCCTTCTAATAAGAGAAGCCCTGCTTAAAGCTCACTTAATGCCGGTATCTACAAGTTTCCAAACCACTTTGCATCAACTTTCCACCATTCTGAACTATGCTATCTTCTCGTCAGAGAATGTACATAAGTGCTGGATGGATAACTTCAATctctcatttcatttcactcACTACGAAGGGATCTCTTTTACCATCCCATTCCTGCACACAGATGAATTTGTCTCCATTGAAGCCTTGTTAAATGGACTCCTTTAcgtgcagagctgcctgctgcagaaggGACAGGAAAAGCTTGTCAAGAAATCTACAGAAATCCTGTTCACAATGAGCCTTAAGATCAGCCTGCTAGTGATGGCCTGCCTCGTTTACCCCATAATCCTTATATCCTTCAAGCAAATGATGGAATGGATACACAACTACGCCAGAAACCTCAAGGAAAAGACACAAGACTTGAAACGGGAGAGGCAGCTAGCTGAGGACCTCTTGCACCAGATGTTGCCAAAATCTGTGGCCAAGCAGttaaggaaaaggcaaaaagttGAGGCAGAAAACTATGATCAG GTGACTATCTTTTTCTCAGACATCGTGGGGTTCACAAGCATTGCTGCCTCCTGCACGCCCTTGCAAGTTGTTGAGATGCTCAACAATCTCTACGTCTGCTTTGACAGCAGGATCGAGTCTTACGATGTTTATAAG GTGGAGACCATTGGCGATGCCTACATGGTGGTGAGCGGCCTGCCGGAGAGGAACGGCACTAAACACGCTGATGAGATTGCCAAAATGTCTCTGGATCTGGTGGCAGCAGTTCGTCAAGTCGTGATCCCTCATATGCCAacaggcaggctgcagctgcgggCTGGGATACACACAG GACCCTGCGTAGCTGGAGTTGTGGGGTACAAAATGCCTCGCTATTGCCTGTTTGGGGACACGGTAAACACAGCCTCCCGCATGGAGTCCACCAGCTTGC CGCAGAAGATCCACATCAGTTCCGCTACATACAACGCCCTTCTCACAGATGATGCATATGAAATTGAACTGAGAGGAGAAATTGATGTCAAG ggcaaagggaaaatgaaaacctaCTGGCTCCTCGGTAACAAGAACTATAGCGTCCAAAATGACAGCCTGGTGTGTCACTGGAATCCAGCAATTTcgaagaaaaagaagatggaaagtAGCCGTGGATCCGTCCAACAA CTTAGTACAGGCACTGTGGGAGCAGTACTGACCGACCAGAGCCCTGTAATGTCCTGGGATGAGCAGAGCCCTGACAGTCACCCTCGAGGGAGTTCCAGACCAGCCTGGACCCCTGACAGTGCAACCCCTGACACAAGCTGGAAGCAGAAGAATGGCTTTTACCAAAGCCAGAACATACAGGGGAATCTTGCTTCATTGAGCTCTCCTGCCTTGGGGAAAGGTGGCAAAGGTGCCAAGGTAGAACACAGGGCACAGCTTGGAGACAACAATATtaaagtaacaggaaaaaaagagtttctcCCAGGCTTTGTAGCTGAGATGTGA
- the LOC118177299 gene encoding chymotrypsin-like elastase family member 2A translates to MLGILFAVLTLAAAALGCGVPAFPPAVTRVVGGENAIPYSWPWQASLQYQSSGKWYHTCGGTLIATNWVMTAAHCISSTRQYRVLLGKYNLAEEEKGSVTAFPEKIIVHEKWNSYNVANGYDIALIKLTAHVSLSDQIELACLPAAQSTLSSNTACYVTGWGRLQTNGALPDELQQGLLLVVDYATCSRPAWWGSTVKTNMVCAGGDGITSSCNGDSGGPLNCQGADGRWEVHGIVSFGSSLGCNYYRKPSVFTRVSAYNSWIQQVMESN, encoded by the exons ATGCTTGGAATTCTCTTTGCCGTGTTGACTCTGGCAGCTGCAG CCCTTGGCTGTGGGGTACCTGCCTTCCCACCTGCTGTGACTAGAGTTGTTGGAGGGGAAAATGCAATACCGTACAGCTGGCCCTGGCAG GCCTCCCTTCAATACCAATCAAGTGGCAAATGGTATCATACTTGCGGAGGAACCCTCATTGCAACCAACTGGGTAATGACAGCTGCACACTGCATCAG TTCTACCAGGCAATATCGGGTACTTCTTGGAAAATATAACttggcagaagaggaaaaaggatctgtcacagcttttccagaaaaaatCATTGTCCATGAGAAATGGAATTCATACAACGTTGCAAATGG GTATGACATTGCTTTGATCAAACTCACTGCACACGTCAGCCTGAGTGATCAAATTGAGCTggcctgcctccctgctgcacagAGCACCCTGTCCTCCAACACTGCCTGCTACGTGACAGGATGGGGAAGACTGCAGA CAAACGGAGCTCTTCCAGATGAACTGCAGCAAGGTCTTTTGCTGGTGGTGGATTATGCAACTTGTTCCAGGCCTGCCTGGTGGGGAAGCACAGTGAAAACCAACATGGTTTGCGCTGGTGGAGATGGAATCACCTCCAGCTGTAAT GGGGACTCTGGTGGCCCACTGAACTGTCAAGGTGCTGATGGCAGATGGGAAGTGCACGGTATTGTCAGCTTCGGCTCTTCTCTTGGCTGCAACTACTATCGGAAACCTTCTGTCTTCACTCGGGTCTCTGCTTACAACAGCTGGATCCAGCAA gTTATGGAAAGCAACTAA